Proteins encoded within one genomic window of Triticum aestivum cultivar Chinese Spring chromosome 2D, IWGSC CS RefSeq v2.1, whole genome shotgun sequence:
- the LOC123050813 gene encoding uncharacterized protein — MVDTVSLVGMILTMVQLIASAVKMAQQNKKKCWELAERTYTLANVLPYYKYPAANDQETETVMRRLKETLDEALALIQSCQTVTVFSRSRKAAELDGVNRKINDCITDLNFIRQVRTNHVAAPSAVPVPAQTYDHGSYYQHQAQGGGGASSSACVGYPPPQHAPVNVHWTPALSPYHASPAPSASGYNLSSFYTLPTVNKIFDNVCNGFR; from the coding sequence ATGGTGGACACAGTGAGCCTGGTGGGCATGATCCTAACGATGGTGCAACTGATCGCAAGCGCCGTGAAGATGGCACagcagaacaagaagaagtgcTGGGAGCTGGCCGAACGCACGTACACTCTGGCCAACGTACTGCCCTACTACAAATACCCGGCGGCGAACGACCAGGAGACGGAGACAGTGATGAGGAGGCTCAAGGAGACCCTCGACGAAGCGTTGGCGCTCATCCAGTCCTGCCAGACTGTAACTGTATTCTCCCGTAGCCGGAAGGCCGCCGAATTAGATGGGGTTAACAGAAAGATCAACGACTGCATCACGGACCTCAATTTCATCAGACAAGTTCGCACAAATCACGTAGCAGCACCTAGCGCAGTCCCAGTCCCTGCTCAAACTTATGACCACGGCTCCTACTATCAGCATCAGGcacaaggaggaggaggtgcctCCAGCAGCGCCTGTGTTGGATACCCCCCGCCTCAGCACGCTCCCGTCAATGTTCACTGGACTCCGGCTCTGTCTCCCTACCATGCTTCTCCAGCCCCCTCGGCCTCGGGTTACAATCTATCTTCTTTTTACACCCTTCCAACCGTCAACAAGATCTTTGACAATGTGTGTAATGGATTCCGCTAG